The following nucleotide sequence is from Streptomyces pactum.
CTCGTCGGCGCCGATCGCCTGGAGCCGCTTCATCCAGTCCTCGTCGCCCTCGACCTTCCAGCCCTGGCTGGCGAGCCAGCCGAGGTGGATCTCCAGCACCTGTCCCGGGTTCATCCGGGACGGGACGCCGAGCGGGTTGAGGATGATGTCCACCGGGGTGCCGTCCTCCAGGAACGGCATGTCCTCGACGGGCAGGATCTTGGAGATGACGCCCTTGTTGCCGTGGCGGCCGGCGAGCTTGTCACCGTCGGTGATCTTGCGCTTCTGCGCCACGTAGACGCGGACCAGCTGGTTCACGCCCGGCGGCAGCTCGTCGCCCTCCTCGCGGTCGAAGACGCGCACGCCGATGACCTTGCCGGTCTCACCGTGCGGCACCTTCAGCGAGGTGTCACGGACCTCACGCGCCTTCTCACCGAAGATCGCGCGGAGCAGGCGCTCCTCCGGGGTCAGTTCGGTCTCACCCTTCGGGGTGACCTTGCCGACCAGGATGTCGCCGGCGATGACCTCGGCGCCGATGCGGATGATGCCGCGCTCGTCGAGGTCGGCCAGGACCTCCTCGGAGACGTTCGGGATGTCCCGGGTGATCTCCTCGGGGCCCAGCTTGGTGTCGCGGGCGTCGACCTCGTGCTCCTCGATGTGGATCGAGGAGAGGACGTCGTCCTGCACCAGGCGCTGGCTGAGGATGATCGCGTCCTCGTAGTTGTGGCCCTCCCACGGCATGAACGCCACGAGCAGGTTCTTGCCGAGCGCCATCTCACCGTTCTGGGTGGACGGACCGTCGGCGAGCACCTGGCCCTCGACCACCCGGGCGCCCTCGTCCACGACGACCTTCTGGTTGAAGGAGGTGCCCTGGTTGGAGCGGTTGAACTTGGCCACCCGGTAGGTGGTGTAGGTGCCGTCGTCGTTGGCGACCGTGATGTAGTCCGCGGAGACCTCCTGGACCACACCGTCCTTCTCGGCCTTGATGACGTCGCCGGCGTCCACCGCACAGCGGTACTCCATGCCGGTGCCGACCAGCGGCGACTCCGCCTTGATCAGCGGCACGGCCTGGCGCATCATGTTCGATCCCATGAGCGCGCGGTTGGCGTCGTCGTGCTCCAGGAACGGGATCATGGCGGTCGCGACCGACACCATCTGGCGCGGCGAGACGTCCATGTAGTCCACGTCGGACGGGGCGACGTAGTCGATCTCGCCACCGCGGCGGCGGACCAGCACCCGGGACTCGGCGTAGGTGTTGTCGTCGGTCAGCGGCGCGTTCGCCTGCGCGATGACGAAGCGGTCCTCCTCGTCGGCGGTGAGGAAGTCCACCTGGTCGGTGACGACGCCGTCCACGACCTTGCGGTACGGGGTCTCCACGAAACCGAAGGCGTTGACCCGGCCGTAGGAGGCGAGCGAGCCGATCAGACCGATGTTCGGGCCTTCCGGCGTCTCGATCGGGCACATCCGGCCGTAGTGCGAGGGGTGCACGTCACGGACCTCGAAGCCGGCCCGCTCACGGGACAGACCACCCGGGCCCAGCGCCGACAGGCGGCGCTTGTGGGTCAGACCCGACAGCGGGTTGGTCTGGTCCATGAACTGCGACAGCTGGCTGGTGCCGAAGAACTCCTTGATGGAGGCGACGACCGGCCGGATGTTGATCAGGGTCTGCGGCGTGATCGCCTCGACGTCCTGGGTGGTCATCCGCTCGCGGACGACGCGCTCCATACGGGCCAGACCGGTGCGGACCTGGTTCTGGATGAGCTCGCCGACGTTGCGCAGACGACGGTTGCCGAAGTGGTCGATGTCGTCGGTCTCGACGACGATCGTCTGACCGTTCTCGCCGACCGTCTCGGTCTCCCCGGCGTGCAGCTTGACCAGGTACTTGATCGTGGCGATCACGTCGTCCACGGTCAGCACGCCGGCGTCCAGCGGCGCGTCGGCACCCAGCTTCTTGTTGACCTTGTAGCGGCCGACCTTGGCCAGGTCGTAGCGCTTGGGGTTGAAGTACAGGTTCTCCAGCAGCGTCTGCGCGGCCTCACGGGTCGGGGGCTCGCCCGGACGCAGCTTGCGGTAGATGTCGAGGAGCGCGTCGTCCTGGCCCTGGGTGTGGTCCTTCTCCAGGGTGGCGCGCATCGACTCGTACTCGCCGAACTCCTCCAGGATCTGCTCGGTGGTCCAGCCGAGCGCCTTGAGCAGGACGGTCACGGACTGCTTGCGCTTGCGGTCGATGCGCACACCGACCATGTCGCGCTTGTCGACCTCCATCTCCAGCCAGGCACCCCGGGACGGGATGATCTTGGCGGTGAAGATGTCCTTGTCGGAGGTCTTGTCGATCTGGCTGTCGAAGTAGACACCCGGCGAGCGGACCAGCTGCGAGACCACGACACGCTCGGTGCCGTTGATGACGAAGGTGCCCTTGTTGGTCATGAGCGGGAAGTCGCCCATGAAGACCGTCTGGGACTTGATCTCGCCGGTCTCGTTGTTGGTGAACTCGGCGGTGACGAAGAGCGGCGCGGCGTAGGTGAAGTCGCGCTCCTTGCACTCGTCGATGGAGTTCTTCGGCGGCTCGAAGCGGTGGTCGCGGAAGGTCAGCGACATCGACCCGGAGAAGTCCTCGATCGGGGAGATCTCCTCGAAGATCTCCTCCAGACCGGACTTGGTGGGCACGTCCTGACCACTGTCCAGCGCGGCCTCGACGCGAGCCTTCCAGGCGGCATTGCCGAGCAGCCAATCGAAGCTCTCGGTCTGCAGTGCAAGGAGGTTCGGAACCTCAAGGGGTTCCTTGATCTTCGCAAAGGAGATGCGCAGCGGGGCGGTGCTGGCGCCGTTGTTCGTATTGGCAGTCGAGGCGTTGCGCGAGGCGGCCAAGAGGGGGTCCTTCCGAGGGCTCGGACTCACTACGCGCGTACCGGTCCCAGCGTGAACACCGTGGTCACAAAGACCCGAAACCCCTGGTCAGGGCCTGTGGATCCACTGTGCTCGACGATGGGCATGCCCCTGGTGACGGGCAGAGGGCAGCTAACAGGCAGCGCAAAGGGTCAGTGTAGCCACTCGGCCCACTGATGTCCAGGGCATGGTCTTCCACGACCGGTGCGCTGCTCCCACCTCTTCCTCCGGACGGTGCATCCCGATACTGCCCACTCCGCCACCGATCCATGCCTCGAACCCGGATCGGTGTGTCGTCGCGTCCCTCGTCGCGTCCTGAGAATTGCGCGCTGCGTGCCGTTCGTCAAGGCCCCCCACGGAGGGGAGATCGTCACACCGCGGGACTCCGGGGCAACGAAGATCACCCTACCTGGCGACACGGAGAAGGCAACGCAGCCGTCGCGGGAACGCCGAAGGGCGACCACCCGTACGGGTGATCGCCCTTCCTGCACGCAGAGTCAGGGACTCAGCGAGAGGTCACTTGACCTCGACCGAGGCGCCGGCGCCCTCCAGGGCCTCCTTGGCCTTGTCCGCGGCCTCCTTGTTGACCTTCTCCAGGACCGGCTTCGGGGTGCCGTCCACGAGGTCCTTGGCCTCCTTCAGGCCGAGCGAGGTCAGCTCACGCACGACCTTGATGACCTGGATCTTCTTCTCGCCGGCGCCGGTGAGGACGACGTCGAACTCGTCCTTCTCCTCGACGGCGGCGGCACCCTCGCCACCACCCTGGGCGGCGGCCGCGACGGCGACCGGGGCAGCGGCGGTGACGTCGAAGCGCTCCTCGAACGCCTTCACGAACTCGGAGAGCTCGATGAGGGTCATCTCGTCGAACTGCGCGAGCAGGTCTTCCTGGCTGAGCTTCGCCATGGTGGCGGTCCTTCCACTAATTCGGCTGGTGCCGGATGTACATTTCGGCGGGCTAGCGGCCCGCTGCGACCTGCGCCGGGACGGCGCCGGTCATGACGCGAGCCGAATTACTCGGCACCGCCCTGCTCGTCCCGCTTGGCACGAAGCGCCTCCGCGGTGCGGACGAACTTCGACGGGAGCGCCTGGAAGAGCGCGGCAGCCTGGGACTGCTTGCCCTTCATGGCGCCCGCCAGCTTGGCGAGCAGAACCTCGCGGGACTCAAGGTCCGCGAGCTTCTTGATCTCGTCGGCGGACAGCGCCTTGCCGTCAAGGACACCGCCCTTGATGACGAGGTTCGGGTTGTCCTTGGCGAAGTCACGGAGACCCTTCGCCGACTCCACCGGGTCACCGGTGACGAAGGCGACCGCCGTCGGACCGTTGAACAGGTCGTCGAGCGAGTCGATCCCGGCCTCGTTGGCCGCGATCTTGGTCAGCGTGTTCTTCACCACGGCGTACTGAGCGTTCTCACCGAGCGAACGGCGCAGCTCCTTGAGCTGTGCCACGGTGAGACCGCGGTACTCGGTCAGCACGGCGGCGTTCGAGCTGCGGAACTTGTCCGTCAGCTCGGCAACCGCGGCAGACTTGTCGGGCCTCGCCATGAGCCTCGGCCTCCTTCCGGGTGATTGCAGGACCGCATAGCGTCGGTAAGGACCTGGGCAACACGAAACGCCCCGGCGCAAGCGCTCGGGGCGTTGACTCGACCGTGCACGGGCCCGTGAGGGCGCGCGACGGGAGTACATCCACGAATCACCTGCGCAGGTCGCCCGCAGCTAGC
It contains:
- the rpoB gene encoding DNA-directed RNA polymerase subunit beta; translation: MAASRNASTANTNNGASTAPLRISFAKIKEPLEVPNLLALQTESFDWLLGNAAWKARVEAALDSGQDVPTKSGLEEIFEEISPIEDFSGSMSLTFRDHRFEPPKNSIDECKERDFTYAAPLFVTAEFTNNETGEIKSQTVFMGDFPLMTNKGTFVINGTERVVVSQLVRSPGVYFDSQIDKTSDKDIFTAKIIPSRGAWLEMEVDKRDMVGVRIDRKRKQSVTVLLKALGWTTEQILEEFGEYESMRATLEKDHTQGQDDALLDIYRKLRPGEPPTREAAQTLLENLYFNPKRYDLAKVGRYKVNKKLGADAPLDAGVLTVDDVIATIKYLVKLHAGETETVGENGQTIVVETDDIDHFGNRRLRNVGELIQNQVRTGLARMERVVRERMTTQDVEAITPQTLINIRPVVASIKEFFGTSQLSQFMDQTNPLSGLTHKRRLSALGPGGLSRERAGFEVRDVHPSHYGRMCPIETPEGPNIGLIGSLASYGRVNAFGFVETPYRKVVDGVVTDQVDFLTADEEDRFVIAQANAPLTDDNTYAESRVLVRRRGGEIDYVAPSDVDYMDVSPRQMVSVATAMIPFLEHDDANRALMGSNMMRQAVPLIKAESPLVGTGMEYRCAVDAGDVIKAEKDGVVQEVSADYITVANDDGTYTTYRVAKFNRSNQGTSFNQKVVVDEGARVVEGQVLADGPSTQNGEMALGKNLLVAFMPWEGHNYEDAIILSQRLVQDDVLSSIHIEEHEVDARDTKLGPEEITRDIPNVSEEVLADLDERGIIRIGAEVIAGDILVGKVTPKGETELTPEERLLRAIFGEKAREVRDTSLKVPHGETGKVIGVRVFDREEGDELPPGVNQLVRVYVAQKRKITDGDKLAGRHGNKGVISKILPVEDMPFLEDGTPVDIILNPLGVPSRMNPGQVLEIHLGWLASQGWKVEGDEDWMKRLQAIGADEVAPGTNVATPVFDGAREDEIAGLFEATVPNRDGDRLVLPSGKARLFDGRSGEPFPDPISVGYMYILKLHHLVDDKLHARSTGPYSMITQQPLGGKAQFGGQRFGEMEVWALEAYGAAYALQELLTIKSDDVTGRVKVYEAIVKGENIPEPGIPESFKVLIKEMQSLCLNVEVLSSDGMSIEMRDTDEDVFRAAEELGIDLSRREPSSVEEV
- the rplL gene encoding 50S ribosomal protein L7/L12, coding for MAKLSQEDLLAQFDEMTLIELSEFVKAFEERFDVTAAAPVAVAAAAQGGGEGAAAVEEKDEFDVVLTGAGEKKIQVIKVVRELTSLGLKEAKDLVDGTPKPVLEKVNKEAADKAKEALEGAGASVEVK
- the rplJ gene encoding 50S ribosomal protein L10, producing MARPDKSAAVAELTDKFRSSNAAVLTEYRGLTVAQLKELRRSLGENAQYAVVKNTLTKIAANEAGIDSLDDLFNGPTAVAFVTGDPVESAKGLRDFAKDNPNLVIKGGVLDGKALSADEIKKLADLESREVLLAKLAGAMKGKQSQAAALFQALPSKFVRTAEALRAKRDEQGGAE